CTTCTTCAGACTTTGTTTCTTCTTTTTTAGCAGATACATCAGGAAATTTTGATTTATTTACTAAATAAATAATCAAAGATACACCCATCATAATAATTGCTGTCATAAAAGCATATTGGAAACCTTCACTAAATACATCAAGATAATTGTTTACAAAAGTATCAAGGTTAGTTATTGCACTTCCGTCAGCAACAGACGCATTCGCATAAGTTGTTAATTGTTCTAATCTTTCGGCTTTTATTGTACTGCCTTGCGCTAAGTATTCATGGCACAATTCTGGTAAAGATGAATTATATAAGAACCCATTTGTTTTTAACCACCAGTTTCTAACACCTACAGCGATAAATGGAGCGAAAAGTGCACCAATATTAATAAACATATAGAACAATTGGAAACCTGTTTCTCTTTTGTTTTTGTATTCTTCATTGTCGTACATTTGGCCAACAAGAGCTTGTAGATTACCTTTAAAAAGTCCGTTTCCAAATGCAATGACAAATAAACCGAAACAAGTTATACTTAAATATAAAGTATAATTGGGAACAGGAGTTGGTGTTGGGATAGCAATCATTACATAACCCAAAGCCATTACAATGATACCAGTTAAAATTGTACTCTTGTAATTCTGAGTTTTGTCGGCAATTATACCTCCGACTAATGCTAATAAATAAATAGAAGCATAAAAAATAGAATAAATAATTCCTGTTGTAACTTCCGATAAACCGAATTTAGCAGAAATAAATAGTGTTAAGATTGCCATCATGATATAGAAACCAAAACGTTCCCCCATGTTTGCCAATGCTGCCGGAATGAGTCCCTTAGGATGTCCTTTAAACATAAATGTTAGTTTTAAATTATAATAGTTAAGTTTTAGTTATAAGATTGACAAATATATAGAAAAAATCAGAAGTCTATAATGATTTGTAAGCAGATTATAGGAATTTAAATCGTTTTCGTAAGCAGAACTAAATTTCAAAAGTTTAGTATCTTTGATATGAAAGCCTGAAATAATTAATGTTTCGTGAAAAAATAAGTTTAAAAATAGGATAACGAAATGCTAAGTCTCTGATTATTCCTGTTTATCGTAAATTGTGAGAAGAGGATTAATCGAAATATTTATGCTTGCTTTTTTATGTCTAAAATCTAAAATAATAAATAGATGAAAATCTTTCCATCAGCACGGGTTGCCAAAATAGATGCTTATACTATCGAAAATGAACCCATTTTATCGATTGATTTAATGGAGAGAGCAGCGGGTAAACTTCTTGATAAAGTAATTAAAGAGTTCCCTGCTCCTCGTAACTGTAAAATATTTGTGGGGCCAGGAAATAATGGTGGCGATGGTTTGGCTTTGGCAAGACTACTGAATCAGAGTAATTACTCAGTTGAGGTTTATATGCTAAATATAACTAAAAAACTATCAACTGATGCAGAGATAAATCTGCAAAGGTTAAAATTGATAAAAACGATTGATATTTATGAATTGGCTTCAGCAGAAGCCATGCCATGGGTTTTTCCAGATGATATTGTAATTGATGCAATATTTGGTTCTGGCTTATCGCGACCACTTAATGGAATTGCTTTAGAAGTAGTGAAAGCGATAAATGCCTGCGATGCAAAAGTAATAGCAATTGATATACCATCAGGATTAATGGGAGAGGATAATTCGAATAATAATAGTTATGGTATTGTTAAGGCTGACTTAACTTTAAGTTTTCAATTTCCGAAATTAGCTTTTCTTTTTCCTGAGAATGCAAAATATGTTGGAGAATGGAGCGTTTTACCTATTGGTTTGCATCCTGAGATTATTAGAACAGAACCGACCTATTTTAAAATGTTGACACGCGAGTTTGTAAAATCTTTGCTGATTCCACGAAAAAAGTTCGACCATAAAGGTAGTTATGGACATGGATTATTAATTAGCGGAAGCTATGGGAAAATGGGTGCTGCAGTCTTGGCTTCCAGGGCAGCTTTGCGATCTGGAATTGGTTTGTTAACATCGCACATTCCGCGTTTAGGATATGAAATTATGCAAACAAGCGTTCCCGAAACAATGGTAAGTATCGATCGGTCGGATCTTATCTTTACAGAATTTCCTAAGCTCGATCAGTTTAAAGCTATTGCAATTGGGCCGGGAATTGATAAGAAACAGAATTCATATCGCGCCATGATTGATTTACTGGAAGAGGTAAAAGTACCAGTGGTTGTTGATGCCGATGCAATAAATATTATTGGTGAGCATGCCGAATTAAAAAATAATTTACCAATGGGTTGTGTGTTTACGCCGCACATGAAAGAATTTGAACGATTGGTAGGAAAATCAAAGGATAGTTATACGAGAAATCGTATGCAACGTGAATTTGCCAAAACGCATGGAATTACAATGGTTTTAAAAGGAGCGTATACTGCCATTGCATGTCCCGAAGGAAGCTGTTATTTTAATCCAACAGGAAATCCAGGAATGGCAACAGCAGGAAGTGGCGATGTGCTAACAGGAATAATATTATCTTTGCTTTCGCAAGGATATCCATCGAAAGTGGCTGCCATTATTGGTGTATATTTGCATGGATTAGCTGGTGATTTGGCTGCTGAAAAAATTGGATTAGAGGCTCTTACTGCGAGCGATATTGTTAATTTTTTGCCAAATGCCTGGTTGGCGCTAAAAAAATAATAAAATTACTTTAGTGATATTGATATAGAAGTGTAATACTATTTCGCAAAAAAATATAAAAAATGAATAAAAACATCTTTAAATTATTAATTGCATTTTTAATTGTTGCAGGAACAATTGAAAATGCAGAGGCTCAGAAAAGAAAAACTTTAGACACTCCCAGTACTGTAATTTATGCCTTACCACAAACAGTATTAAAGGTGGATGTAATTGCAAAGAAAACAATTTTAAAGGAAGGTCCTTTTGCCGATTATGCTCAAAAATATTTAGGTATTTCTGATATTGTAAAAGCTAACGGAACCAGTTGGCAGCTTATTTCTGCCGAATTAACAGGAAAAGGAGAGGTAGATCCGCAGCAGTTTCATAAAATAGTTACTTCGGTAGATTATGAGCCATCTTTAGTGTCTTTAACACCCGAAGGCTTAATCAGAGGTTTTAACTTAAAAAATAATCGCTCAGAAGATATAGAGCGTGAGGGGATTGTTTTATCTAAGGATGTTGTGAATATAGAATATGGTAAGTTTTCTATAGATCCAATCATTAAATACAAAGAGGATACCATTTATAAAGTTGTTGAAACAGATACTGCTTTTGTAAAAGTTCCGGTATTGGAAAAACAGGCCTTAACAAAGTCGCTGGAAGAAAAAGCCGAAGAAGCAGCTCATGAAATTTTTAAATTAAGAAAAAGAAGATTTAAGATCTTAACAGCTAATTATGAGGTTCTTCCTCCCGATGGAAAAGCATATCAAATTATAGTCGATGAATTGGCTAAGCTTGAGAATGAGTATCTATCTCTGTTTATAGGTAAAAAAGTTAGTGTTCAGAAATCTTTTCAATTTTCCTATGTACCTAAAAAAGGTGAAAATGGAGGTGTTATTTTTCGCATGTCGCCACAAAATGGTCCTGTTGATGTAAGCGATTTAGGCGGAAGACCTATTCGTGTTGATTTTAAAAATTTGAATACAACTGAGGAATTAACAATTTTGCCGACAGCAGGTACCGATCCTCAAAAACAAATTAAGTATCGAATTCCTGGCATGGCCGATGTTACCATTTCAAATGGTAAAAGTACTCTGCTAAAAAAGCGTATGCCAATTGCTCAGTTTGGAAAAATTGTGAGTATGCCTGCGGAGGTGTTGTTAAACGAAAATTATGCTGTTGAGTTTTATCCTGATCTAGGATCCATAAAGAATGTAAGTAAATAAAAACTTGAAAGAATAGTATTCAGGCTGAAGCTTGAATGCTTAGTATTAAATTATAGAAAACCCAAATTTCGAATTCCATGTCTGGATTTTAGAATTTGGGTTTTTAAGTTTATAGCTATTTCTTAAAAATACTTAATTCAGATTCTCTTTTTGGGATTCTCTTTCTGCCTTTCCTAAAAAATATTACCTTTAGTCCTCTTAAATAATAAACATTAAAATTTAACGGAGGAAAAATATAATGAGCAAAGAAATTTTAAGCCTCGAGCCTAAGGCAATTTGGGAAAATTTTTATTCACTAACTCAGATTCCACGTCCATCGAAGCACGAAGATGCAATTCAGGATTTCATGATGAAATTCGGTAAGGATTTGGGTTTAGAAACCATCAAGGATGAAATTGGAAATATCATAATTAAAAAGCCAGCTACACTAGGTTTCGAAAATCGTAAAGGTGTGGTAATGCAGGGGCATCTGGATATGGTTCCTCAAAAAAATGCAGATACAGATCACGATTTTGAAAAAGATCCGATTACTGCTGTTATCGATGGTGACTGGGTAACTGCTAATGGTACTACTTTAGGTGCAGATAATGGAATGGGTGTGGCTGCAGCAATGGCTGTTTTGCAGTCTAGCGATATTGAGCACGGACCAGTTGAGGCTTTGTTTACCGCTGATGAAGAAACAGGAATGACTGGCGCTTTTGGTCTTAAAAATGATGTTCTTGATGGTGATATTCTTTTGAACATGGATTCGGAAGATGAGGGTGAACTATATGTAGGTTGTGCAGGTGGTATTGATGCCAATGTAACAATGAAATACAAAGAGGAGAAACTAGAGAAAGGTCATGTAGCATATAAGCTATACATGAAAGGTTTGAAAGGTGGACACTCGGGAATGGAAATTATTTTGGGGCGTGGAAACTCAAACAAATTATTGTTCCGTTTCATAAAATTTGCAACTAAAAACTTTAAGTTAAAACTGGCTTCGGTTGATGGAGGATCTCTTCGTAATGCAATTCCTCGTGAGTCGTTTGCTGTTGTTGCTGTACCAAAAAAATACAATGAGAAATTCTTAGCTGCAGTGGCTGAGTTTGAATCTACTTATAAAGCCGAACTTTCTGCTGTTGAACCAGATTTAGTATTCTTTGCAGAAGCTACTGATACTCCTAAAAAAGTATTCAAAAAGAAATCTCAAAAGAATCTTACCAATGCTATTTATGCTTGTCCTAATGGTATTATTCGCATGAGCGATGATATGCCAGGATTAGTAGAAACTTCATTAAACTTGGCTCGTGTATATAGTAATGATGGAAAAATTATTGTTCAGGCATTAATTCGATCATCAGTAAATTCGGCTAAAGATGATTTGGCACAAATGGTTGCTTCTACTTTCGAAATGGTAGGTGGAAAAGTAAAATTAGAAGGTGAATATCCAGGATGGAAACCAAATATGGAATCTCCAATTTTGAAAACAATGCAGGATGTTTACAATAACAAATTTGGTAAAGTTCCTGAAATTAAAGCAATTCATGCAGGTTTAGAGTGTGGTTTATTAGGAGCTGTTTATCCAAATTGGGATATGATTTCATTCGGACCAACCATTCGTTTTCCTCACTCACCAGATGAGAAAGTGAAAATTGATACAGTTGCTAAATTTTGGGATTTTGTAGTGGAAACATTAAAGCATATACCAGTAAAAGAATAAATAAATCTAAATGGATTTATAAGGGGGACGTACAAATGTGCGTCCCTTTTTTTGTGTATTTTTTGTATAGACTTAAATTGATGTTTTTACCTGAATTTTTTTAAGAGAAAATAAATAACAAGAAAAAAAACAGCACCAATTGCTGTACTCATAATAATAGAACCTAATGCAAACTGTAAATAATTTTCTCCTAGAGTTTTTAAATTGGTAAGATCTGGAACTTCGCTCTGAAATTTACCATATAAAGCAAAAGAACCAGCTTGATATCCTGCTAACAAAATTAGAGGGATGAGAGGAGGAATGCTGCTTAAATTAACGCTTAGCAGTACTAAAACCTTATTTAAACGAAAGGCAAGAGCTAATGATATTGCCAAAGCTGTCTGAAAACCCCAGGTTGGTGAGAATGCTAAAAAAGCACCTAAGGCCAAAGAAAGAGCAATTACAGAGTTGGAATTGTTTTCAGCAGTAATCTCCGCAGCAACAGTTTTTTTAATATTGGAAAATTTAAATTTCTCGATATACGATTGATAATTCATTTGTTTCAGCTTTGTTTATCAGGAAACAATTTAGATCGCAAAATGTTCGCTTTAAGGCTTCCTTGCTTAGTGTGTTTTATACCGTATATCTTCCAGATTATTTACAGCTGTTTATCGTTCTAATCCAATTTCCATCTGTAGAAAGATATTCCTTCATTAAATTAGCAGTCATACACGAATGAATAGGTAATATTCCAATTAAATCGCCAATGGTAAATTCATCGAATAGTATATCGCTACAGCGGATAATTCCATGTTCCTGTGAAAGATTTGCTAAAAATCCACCACCTAAAATTTCGCCCCAGCCATTTTCTGTAAGGCGAACAATGCTCCCAAATAATTTAGTGCCTTCGTCGTCGGCTTCGATAAATTCTTTAGAAAAATGTACGCCACCTCCATAAATAACCAATTCGTTACGGTCTATGTTTTTAGCTATTACTGGGCAAGCCATGGCAACTGCAATTCGATTTTCTTCACACGATCCCAAAACATATTGCATGATATCATAAAAGACAAAGTTACCAGGGCGAATTTCATCTATCCCATAAAATTCTTCGCTAATACTGCAAGCGGGCGTATCTCCCAAAGAGATTTCCAGATGTGGAATATCCTTACGAAATATATCTTTAAGTTCATTTAAATCGAGTAGAGTTTTGCTATGATTTTTATGAATCTGATTTTGGTCGCTTGCATTGTAATTGTGCCCGGTATGAGCAAGAAAGCCTTTGCAATTTAAATTTTTAGATTCCTTAATTAAATCCAATAAAATTTGAATGGAACCAATAGCTTCACTCGGAAGTCCACAACGGTTATAACCAGTATCGACCTTAATAAAAATATTTATCTTATTAGTTAATTCTGAATCTAAAAACAAGATACTTTCTCTTGATTCTATCAGCAAATTTAACTGTATTTTAGCGGATAAATCATTTATAAGATCAATTTCACGCACATTTACCGGAATGGCAACAGTAATATCTTTCCAGCCATTGTCAGCAAAATATTTTGCCATGCTAAGCGACGATACTGCTATAGACTGCACACCTCTTTCCATAAACCACCCACCAATTTCGGCCGACTGATGAGTCTTAAAATGAGGTCGTAACCTTGTGTTAGACCGTTTAGCTCGGGCAATCATATTATCGATATTAGCAATACACTTTGCCTTATCTATTAATAAAGTAGGACGAATTATTTTGGTGTGCAGTGGGTTCATAGTTTTGTGGAATGTAAATCTTTTAAAGCTATAACTTGCTGTTTAGTTTAAATTTTACTTCTTATTTCTTTTAGCATGTTATCTCTTAAACTCATTAAATTATTCGATATACCAACTTTATAAATATGGGGGCTAATAAATCTTTTGTGTCCATCAGGAAGTTGTGCAAATCGCTTTTTAAGGTATGAATTAATTTCTCCCGGAGTTTGTTCTTTAATAAGGATTTTTCCATTTTCCATTACAAGTTTACTAAGTTCTTCTGATGTGTAATTGGAAACATCGGTATTTTTATCTTTATGAAAGGGATGATAAAGTTTATCAATATTAGTTTCATCGTTCAAGATAATTCCATCTCTAAAAAACAGACCATCTGAATCAAGATATCTAATTAATTTCTTTTTCCCGGGCATGGTAATTTTCTCAATATTTTCTGAGATTTTTAGCCTTGGAATTTCATTGTTCTCCACAAGTTTATAAACACCATCTAAAGCACCAGTATCTTTTCCAGTTACCAATTCGGTACCAATGCCATAACCATCTATTTGTGCTCCTTGTTCGTTCAAACTTTTAATTACATATTCGTTTAGTTGGTTCGAGGCAAATATTTCAACGTAATTAAGATTGGCATCATCGAGCATTTTTCTAGCTTTTTGGCTTAGATATGCCAAATCGCCACTATCCAGTCTAATGCCAATTAAACGATAACCTTTTGTTTCTAATTCTTTGGCAATAATAATTGCATTGGGAACACCCGATTTTAAAGTGTTATAGGTATCAACCAAAAGAACAGTATTTTCAGGGTTTATTTCAGCATATTTTCTAAAGGCATCTATTTCTTCTTCGAAACTTTGCACCCAGGCATGAGCTTGAGTTCCACTAACCGGAATACCATAATTAAAGCCACTATAAACATTCGAAGTAGAATCGGCGCCGCCTATTATTGCAGCTCGGCTAGCATGTACTCCTCCTAATCCCTGAGCTCTTCGCAGGCCAAAGTCGGAAAATGTTTTATCCCCAATAACATTTCTAATTCTGCATGCTTTAGTTGCAATTAAAGACTGAAAATTAAGATAGTTTAATAGAAGTGTTTCTATTAGCTGAGCTTCAATTATATTTCCTTCAACTCTTACAATTGGTTCGTTTGGGAATACAATTTCTCCTTCTCGAACGCTGTATACCTTAGCTTTAAACTGAAAAGTTTCTAAATATTGCAGAAACTCATCGCGTAATCCTGCATTTCGCAAAAATTCGATGTTTTCTTTATTGTATGTAAAGTTCTGCAGAATCTTTAATAAATCATAAAGACCAGCAAAAACCAGATAGCCACCTTTGTAAGGATTTGTTCGGTAATAGTAATCGAATACTGTATTTTCATTCCCTTTGCCGCTTAGGTAATATCCCTGAGCCATAGTTAGTTCGTAAAAATCAGTATATAAACCAGAGTTTTCCGTTAGTGTATTCATCGGATAATATTAAAATTAAATCATCCCAAATATAAGGATTATCTGCATTGAAACTCTGAAATGTGGAATCAATATGAATAAGTTACAGCTGATAAATGCTTTTTGTTCCTAACTGGATTAATCTTACTTTAGCGTCGCTTAAACAAATATAAAATACTAACATATAAATAATATGACTGAAAAAATAAAACAGAGTCTGCGAGACTCTAAAGCCGCAAGATGGTCTGCATTGGGAATAATTTCTATCACAATGTTTGCCGGATATTTCTTAACCGACGTTATGTCTCCATTAAAACCAATGCTCGAGTCTGAGTTTGGTTGGTCGAGTACTAATTATGGGATTTTTACAAGTGCTTATGGTTGGTTAAATGTATTCCTGTTTATGCTTATTTTTGGTGGAATTATCCTCGATAGAATGGGTGTACGTTTTACTGGCTTAATGTCATCGGGTATTATGGTTTTGGGTGCTGCAATTAAGTTTTGGGCAGTTACAAATCCTACTCTCGAAAGCAGTACTATGTTTGGAATTCATACTCAGGTATTTTTAGCTTCGGTTGGATTTGCAATTTTTGGTGTTGGCGTTGAAATTGCCGGTATAACCGTATCAAAAATCATTGTTAAATGGTTTAAAGGATACGAAATGGCATTCGCAATGGGTATGCAAATGGCTGTAGCCAGAATTGGAACCATGCTCGCAATGGTTGCCCCAGTGCCTTTGGCAATGTATTTTTCAAATGTTCATACACAAGTTGAAAATGGACAATTGGTTGAAAAAATGGGACCAAGTATTTCGGCACCTATTGCCTTTGCCTTAATTTTATTAATAATTGGTTTTATAGCATTTTTTATATATGTATCTATGGATAAAAAACTAGATGCATCGGAAGCTGTAGAAAGTAATGAAGAAAAGCAAGCTACCACATTTAGTAACTTAATGTCGGGTATTTTTTCAGATTTATTATTAATAATCCGAAACAAAGGATTTTGGTTAATTGCCATTTTGTGTGTCTTGTTTTATTCATCGGTTTTTCCTTTCATAAAATATGCTGCCGATTTAATGGTTAATAAATATGGTTTAGATCAAGAAGTAGCAGGTAGTATACCAGGTTTATTACCATTGGGAACATTATTTTTAACACCTATTTTCGGTGGTATTTACGATAAGCTTGGAAAAGGTGCAACGATAATGATTATTGGGGCAGTTCTTATTTTATTTGTTCATTCAATTTTCTCTTTACCTATATTAAACTATTGGTATGTAGCTGTAGCATTAACTATTATCTTGGGTATTGCATTATCGCTTGTGCCTTCAGCAATGTGGCCATCAGTACCAAAAATTATTCCAGAGGAACAGTTAGGAACAGCTTTCTCTCTAATTTTTTGGATACAAAATTGGGGATTAATGGGAATTCCACTGTTAATTGGTTATGTGTTAGATCAATCTAATCCGCAAGTAGCATTAGCCAAGGCAAATGGAACAGAAATACCTCTATACGATTATACCAATCCAATGTTGATTTTTACGGGACTTGGATTTTTAGCCATTGTAGTAGGATTTTTATTAAAACGTGAAGATAGAATTAAAGGCTATGGTTTGCAGTTGCCAAATATTCAAAAATAAAATTTATTAAATATTATTAAAAGCCACTTTCGAGTGGCTTTTTGTTTTGAGGCTATAAAAACCCAATGATTTGATTTTTTCTTCATTTATCCTAATTTAGTAGCCGCTAAAACCTATTTTAACTTTAAAACATAACAAAAATGACAGAGACTTTAAGAAGAACTTTGCGCGATTCTTCAGCAATGAGATGGGCAATGTTAATTCTCCTTTCGGGATTAACTTTCAGTACTTATTGGTTCCAGGATTTCTTTTCTGGTTTGAAAGGTTTAATGGAAACCGAAATGGGATTTTCTAGTGAGGAATTTGGTCGAATATTAGGCTTAACTACTATTGCTAATATGTGTGGTATGATTATCATTGGTGGTATCATGCTCGACAAGTGGGGCATTAGAGTTGCAGGTATAGTATTCGGAGGTATTGCAGTTCTTGGTGGTGCAATTTCCGCAATGGGTGCTGCCGGTGTATTTGGTGCAGATAAAAGCACCATGTTAAACGCAATTATAGTAGGCCGTGTTTTATTCGGATCGGGTCTTGAAGTTGTTTGTGTGGTTGCAACCAGAACTATTGTAAAATGGTTTAAAGGATACGACCTTGCTTTGGCAATGGCCATTAATATGGGATTTGGTCGTTTAGGTAGTGCTATGGGTACTGCTTTGTCGCTTGATATTGCTGGTGGTCATGTTTCTCCTGCTGTTACTTTTGCTGCAGGTTTAATTGGTTTGGCTCTTATCATGTTTTTAGTTTACACAGTGTTCGATGTTAAATTAGATAAGCAGGAAAAAGCCATTAGCTCAGAAAAAAGTGGTGAAGTTTGCGATACAGATGAGGATTTTAAATTCTCAGATTTAATTACTTTGCTTCAGAATAAATCATTTTTATATATTGCTCTACTTTGCGTAACATTTTATGCAGCTATTTTTCCATTTATGCAGTATGCACCCGATTTGTTGATTAATAAATTTGGGTTTACTCAGGATTTACCTCAGGCTGGTGAGGTTTTATTAATGGGAAGTAAAGCATTTGGTGCTGCAAGTGTTTATATTGTATTCTTCTTGTTTGCAATATTGTTTGCCGTTGTGCCAAATAATTTTGAGAATAAGCAAACTAAGGCCATGTTTAAAATTGGTGCTTTAATGGCATTTATGGCCTATTTATTTGTAATGAAAGATATTCTGGCTATTTGGTTGAATAATGGTGCTAAAACTGCAAGTTTAATTCCTTTAGGAACAATTATATTTACTCCAATTTTCGGTAATATTGTTGATAAAAAAGGTAAAGCGGCATCCTTAATGATACTTGGATCATTATTATTGATTTTTGCTCACGTATCTCTTTCGGTTCTGCATAATGTAATAATTGCATATTTCGGACTATTAAGTTTGGGAGTTGCTTTCTCGCTAGTGCCAGCAGCTATGTGGCCATCGGTTGCAAAAATTGTAGCTGAAAATAGATTAGGAACTGCTTATGCTACCATGTTTACACTACAAAACTGGGGTTTAGGTTTATTCTTTTGGGGTATTGGAGCTCTTCTTGATTTTGTAAATAAAGGTGTGGCAGAAGGAGAACCTAAAGATTATACCATTCCAATTCTTGTATTGGTAGGTTGTGGTGTAATATCTATTTTCTTGTCGTTTTTATTGAAAAAAGCGGATAGAAAACAAAATTATGGTTTAGAATTACCAAGTTAATGTTTAACTAAAATTAATAATGAATTTAACCGTCTTAAACCTATGTTTAAGGCGGTTTTCTTATAGGTAGGCTTAAGTTTTAAGAAGCGTGTAAGTATCTTCTTAAAAAGGTCTACACCATTAGTTTGTTACTTTATCTTAGGTTAATTTATTATTATGCCATATTAAAAAGCTTTCGTATTTTCGAAGCTTAAACAACTAAGATTATTCTAAATGACTAAAGAAGCTTTAAAAACCTCATTGCGCGATTCCGCCATTACCCGATGGGCAATGTTACTTACTGTAGGATTCGTACTTGCAGCAAATTATTATTTCTACGATGCTTTATCACCATTAAAATCAACTTTAACCAGAGAGCTTGGATTCGACAGTACCGATTTTGGCTTGTTTGTTTCTGTTTATTCAGTACCCAATGTTTTTTTACTAATGGCAGTTTTAGGA
This genomic interval from uncultured Marinifilum sp. contains the following:
- a CDS encoding peptide MFS transporter — encoded protein: MFKGHPKGLIPAALANMGERFGFYIMMAILTLFISAKFGLSEVTTGIIYSIFYASIYLLALVGGIIADKTQNYKSTILTGIIVMALGYVMIAIPTPTPVPNYTLYLSITCFGLFVIAFGNGLFKGNLQALVGQMYDNEEYKNKRETGFQLFYMFINIGALFAPFIAVGVRNWWLKTNGFLYNSSLPELCHEYLAQGSTIKAERLEQLTTYANASVADGSAITNLDTFVNNYLDVFSEGFQYAFMTAIIMMGVSLIIYLVNKSKFPDVSAKKEETKSEEVKEEVKMDAQEVRQRIYALFAVFGVVIFFWFAFHQNGYSLTYFARDYIDLSAIEIDLGFTQIIGAEIFAAVNPIFVVTLTPLIVWFFGFLQKKNINLSTPKKIAFGMGIAALAYVFLMVFSFAVPNKAELASMSPEALDAMKLTPWVMIGLYFILTIAELFISPLGLAFVSKVAPPHMQGIMQGAWLAATAVGNLFLFIGGLLYTYSPMWLTWFVFVAACGLSMFVMLGMVKWLERVAK
- a CDS encoding NAD(P)H-hydrate dehydratase; protein product: MKIFPSARVAKIDAYTIENEPILSIDLMERAAGKLLDKVIKEFPAPRNCKIFVGPGNNGGDGLALARLLNQSNYSVEVYMLNITKKLSTDAEINLQRLKLIKTIDIYELASAEAMPWVFPDDIVIDAIFGSGLSRPLNGIALEVVKAINACDAKVIAIDIPSGLMGEDNSNNNSYGIVKADLTLSFQFPKLAFLFPENAKYVGEWSVLPIGLHPEIIRTEPTYFKMLTREFVKSLLIPRKKFDHKGSYGHGLLISGSYGKMGAAVLASRAALRSGIGLLTSHIPRLGYEIMQTSVPETMVSIDRSDLIFTEFPKLDQFKAIAIGPGIDKKQNSYRAMIDLLEEVKVPVVVDADAINIIGEHAELKNNLPMGCVFTPHMKEFERLVGKSKDSYTRNRMQREFAKTHGITMVLKGAYTAIACPEGSCYFNPTGNPGMATAGSGDVLTGIILSLLSQGYPSKVAAIIGVYLHGLAGDLAAEKIGLEALTASDIVNFLPNAWLALKK
- a CDS encoding DUF4831 family protein, whose translation is MNKNIFKLLIAFLIVAGTIENAEAQKRKTLDTPSTVIYALPQTVLKVDVIAKKTILKEGPFADYAQKYLGISDIVKANGTSWQLISAELTGKGEVDPQQFHKIVTSVDYEPSLVSLTPEGLIRGFNLKNNRSEDIEREGIVLSKDVVNIEYGKFSIDPIIKYKEDTIYKVVETDTAFVKVPVLEKQALTKSLEEKAEEAAHEIFKLRKRRFKILTANYEVLPPDGKAYQIIVDELAKLENEYLSLFIGKKVSVQKSFQFSYVPKKGENGGVIFRMSPQNGPVDVSDLGGRPIRVDFKNLNTTEELTILPTAGTDPQKQIKYRIPGMADVTISNGKSTLLKKRMPIAQFGKIVSMPAEVLLNENYAVEFYPDLGSIKNVSK
- a CDS encoding aminoacyl-histidine dipeptidase is translated as MSKEILSLEPKAIWENFYSLTQIPRPSKHEDAIQDFMMKFGKDLGLETIKDEIGNIIIKKPATLGFENRKGVVMQGHLDMVPQKNADTDHDFEKDPITAVIDGDWVTANGTTLGADNGMGVAAAMAVLQSSDIEHGPVEALFTADEETGMTGAFGLKNDVLDGDILLNMDSEDEGELYVGCAGGIDANVTMKYKEEKLEKGHVAYKLYMKGLKGGHSGMEIILGRGNSNKLLFRFIKFATKNFKLKLASVDGGSLRNAIPRESFAVVAVPKKYNEKFLAAVAEFESTYKAELSAVEPDLVFFAEATDTPKKVFKKKSQKNLTNAIYACPNGIIRMSDDMPGLVETSLNLARVYSNDGKIIVQALIRSSVNSAKDDLAQMVASTFEMVGGKVKLEGEYPGWKPNMESPILKTMQDVYNNKFGKVPEIKAIHAGLECGLLGAVYPNWDMISFGPTIRFPHSPDEKVKIDTVAKFWDFVVETLKHIPVKE
- a CDS encoding DUF2062 domain-containing protein, which produces MNYQSYIEKFKFSNIKKTVAAEITAENNSNSVIALSLALGAFLAFSPTWGFQTALAISLALAFRLNKVLVLLSVNLSSIPPLIPLILLAGYQAGSFALYGKFQSEVPDLTNLKTLGENYLQFALGSIIMSTAIGAVFFLVIYFLLKKFR
- a CDS encoding alanine racemase; translated protein: MNPLHTKIIRPTLLIDKAKCIANIDNMIARAKRSNTRLRPHFKTHQSAEIGGWFMERGVQSIAVSSLSMAKYFADNGWKDITVAIPVNVREIDLINDLSAKIQLNLLIESRESILFLDSELTNKINIFIKVDTGYNRCGLPSEAIGSIQILLDLIKESKNLNCKGFLAHTGHNYNASDQNQIHKNHSKTLLDLNELKDIFRKDIPHLEISLGDTPACSISEEFYGIDEIRPGNFVFYDIMQYVLGSCEENRIAVAMACPVIAKNIDRNELVIYGGGVHFSKEFIEADDEGTKLFGSIVRLTENGWGEILGGGFLANLSQEHGIIRCSDILFDEFTIGDLIGILPIHSCMTANLMKEYLSTDGNWIRTINSCK
- a CDS encoding nicotinate phosphoribosyltransferase; translation: MNTLTENSGLYTDFYELTMAQGYYLSGKGNENTVFDYYYRTNPYKGGYLVFAGLYDLLKILQNFTYNKENIEFLRNAGLRDEFLQYLETFQFKAKVYSVREGEIVFPNEPIVRVEGNIIEAQLIETLLLNYLNFQSLIATKACRIRNVIGDKTFSDFGLRRAQGLGGVHASRAAIIGGADSTSNVYSGFNYGIPVSGTQAHAWVQSFEEEIDAFRKYAEINPENTVLLVDTYNTLKSGVPNAIIIAKELETKGYRLIGIRLDSGDLAYLSQKARKMLDDANLNYVEIFASNQLNEYVIKSLNEQGAQIDGYGIGTELVTGKDTGALDGVYKLVENNEIPRLKISENIEKITMPGKKKLIRYLDSDGLFFRDGIILNDETNIDKLYHPFHKDKNTDVSNYTSEELSKLVMENGKILIKEQTPGEINSYLKKRFAQLPDGHKRFISPHIYKVGISNNLMSLRDNMLKEIRSKI